A genomic region of Raphanus sativus cultivar WK10039 chromosome 6, ASM80110v3, whole genome shotgun sequence contains the following coding sequences:
- the LOC108811581 gene encoding L-ascorbate oxidase homolog: protein MKMAFRTRSSVLHLLLLGALVLLSSFVTVKGESPYKFYTWTVTYGVISPLGVPQQVILINGQFPGPKLEVVTNDNIILNLINKLDQPFLLTWNGIKQRKNSWQDGVLGTNCPIPPNSNFTYKFQTKDQIGTYNYFPSTAFHKAAGGFGAINIYARPRIPIPYPLPVADFTLLIGDWFKTNHKTLQQSLDSGGVLPSPDGMLINGQTQTTFTGDQGQSYMLRISNVGLSSSFNFRIQGHTMQVVEVEGSHVLQNVYESLDVHVGQSLSVLVTLNQPSKDYYIVASSRYTTSKLSVTGLLRYSNSGVPASSGDLPSPPPEDLDWSLNQARSFRWNLTANAARPNPQGSFHYGTITPTKSFVFSNSAPLISGKQRYAVNGVSYVNSETPLKLADHFNIPGVFSTSVPSNAPANVATSVVRASLHDFLEVVFQNNEESMQSWHLDGYDFWVVGFGSGQWTPEQRPLYNLVDALTRHTTQVYPKSWTTILVSLDNQGMWNMRSAIWERQYLGQQFYLKVWDPVQSLANEYNPPDNLLLCGKAIGRRV, encoded by the exons ATGAAAATGGCATTCAGAACAAGATCATCTgtgcttcatcttcttcttctcggaGCCTTGGTTCTGCTGAGCAGTTTTGTGACAGTGAAAGGAGAAAGCCCTTACAAGTTTTACACTTGGACTGTGACTTATGGCGTTATCTCCCCTCTTGGTGTTCCTCAACAG gtTATTCTGATCAATGGTCAGTTCCCTGGTCCAAAGCTTGAAGTTGTGACTAATGATAACATCATCCTCAACCTCATCAACAAACTTGACCAACCTTTCCTCTTGACATG GAATGGAATAAAGCAGAGGAAGAACTCATGGCAAGATGGTGTATTGGGAACAAACTGTCCAATCCCACCAAACTCAAACTTCACCTACAAGTTCCAAACCAAAGATCAGATCGGAACTTACAACTACTTCCCTTCCACCGCTTTCCACAAAGCCGCCGGTGGTTTCGGAGCCATCAATATCTACGCAAGGCCTAGGATCCCAATCCCTTACCCTCTCCCCGTCGCAGACTTCACTCTACTCATCGGTGATTGGTTCAAAACCAACCACAAAACTCTCCAACAGAGTTTGGATTCTGGTGGGGTTCTCCCATCTCCAGACGGAATGCTCATAAACGGACAAACCCAAACTACGTTCACAGGGGACCAAGGTCAGAGTTACATGTTGAGAATCTCCAACGTTGGGCTATCGAGCAGTTTCAACTTCAGAATCCAAGGACATACGATGCAAGTAGTGGAAGTCGAAGGCTCTCACGTTTTGCAAAACGTTTATGAGTCTCTTGACGTTCACGTTGGACAGTCTTTATCAGTTCTTGTGACACTAAACCAACCTTCTAAAGATTATTACATCGTTGCAAGCTCCCGTTACACAACTTCCAAGCTTTCCGTTACTGGTCTGCTGCGTTATTCCAACTCCGGAGTCCCAGCTTCTTCTGGTGATCTGCCCTCTCCTCCCCCTGAAGATCTTGATTGGTCCTTGAACCAAGCCAGATCGTTCAGGTGGAACTTAACGGCTAATGCGGCTAGACCGAACCCTCAAGGATCGTTTCACTACGGAACAATCACTCCGACCAAGTCATTTGTATTCTCAAACTCGGCTCCTTTGATCAGCGGGAAGCAACGGTATGCGGTGAATGGAGTCTCTTATGTTAACTCGGAGACGCCTCTTAAACTCGCTGATCACTTTAACATCCCCGGAGTTTTCAGCACAAGCGTTCCTTCTAATGCTCCTGCAAATGTTGCTACGTCAGTTGTTCGAGCATCACTCCATGATTTCCTCGAAGTTGTGTTTCAGAACAATGAGGAATCAATGCAGTCTTGGCACCTTGACGGTTATGACTTCTGGGTCGTTGG ATTTGGTTCTGGACAATGGACACCTGAGCAGAGACCACTATACAATCTTGTTGACGCTCTCACCAGACACACAACTCAGGTGTACCCGAAGTCTTGGACAACAATCTTGGTGTCTTTGGACAACCAAGGGATGTGGAATATGAGATCAGCAATATGGGAAAGACAATATTTGGGACAGCAGTTCTATCTGAAAGTATGGGATCCAGTGCAGAGTCTTGCCAATGAATACAATCCTCCTGATAATCTTCTTCTTTGTGGCAAAGCTATTGGAAGACGAGTTTAG
- the LOC108811580 gene encoding LOW QUALITY PROTEIN: probable disease resistance protein At5g66910 (The sequence of the model RefSeq protein was modified relative to this genomic sequence to represent the inferred CDS: inserted 5 bases in 3 codons; deleted 2 bases in 1 codon) → MIKEVEILVSSVAGAIASEVLKFAIEEAKLVFAFDDVSKELASTMEDLLPIVREIESMQDGGELKTLTDTIDKARVLVEECKGVKKWEIHLKEYYTRRVDKINRKLVNFCQVHLQLIGRRNDGKNFTHMLVARSFVQFPRLMISIHHLLFQILKRCSGLPLVIDVVGVPXPLNYWKGQVESWSEGETILDSSRVLQLXLQPSFTALKPHRLKECFMDMGSFLEDQKIRASVIIDIWVELYGKGTTSSSFVYMKYLDDLASHYLLKLTPLGRNEQEDGFYNELVVTQHDVLRELAIHESESEAVMERKRLSLVIQGDDYPDVRLIQRESARFLSIYTDDLFSSNWEEMDSFEFPNVEALLLNIYSSNYKLPRFISTMKKLKVVVIINHGPNSATLTNLSCLSSLPKLKRIRLEKVSITFLDIFKLQSLKKLSLFMSCFGQFSHDKNEIDVSKALSSLQEVNLDYCYDLEKLPNWISEAVSLEKLSITNCHKLSMLPEAIGNLSKLELLRLCSCISLSEAELPETIVRLSNLQFLDISHYLGLKKLPLEIGRLEKLKKISMNKCWKCEVPXNLENLEVKCDEETAVVLWKGLGQKMINLNVQVEETEHNLNFLRLL, encoded by the exons aTGATCAAGGAGGTTGAGATTCTGGTTAGTTCTGTTGCGGGAGCTATTGCCTCTGAGGTGCTGAAATTTGCGATTGAAGAGGCGAAGCTGGTGTTTGCTTTCGACGATGTGTCTAAGGAGCTCGCATCGACCATGGAGGATTTGCTTCCGATAGTGAGAGAGATCGAATCGATGCAAGACGGTGGGGAGCTAAAGACTCTGACGGATACGATCGACAAGGCTCGTGTGTTGGTTGAGGAGTGCAAAGGCGTCAAGAAGTGGGAGATACACTTGAAAGAGTATTATACAAGAAGAGTTGATAAAATCAACAGGAAGTTGGTCAACTTCTGTCAGGTTCATCTACAGCTAATTGGGCGTAGGAACGATGGGAAGAACTTTACACATATGCTTGTAGCCCGAAGCTTTGTTCAGTTCCCAAGATTGATGATAAgt AtccatcatcttctttttcagaTATTGAAACGTTGCAGTGGACTCCCACTCGTAATCGACGTAGTTGGCGTTCC ACCTCTCAATTATTGGAAAGGTCAGGTGGAAAGCTGGTCTGAAGGGGAAACAATTCTTGACAGTAGCAGAGTGCTACAAC ATCTGCAGCCTAGCTTCACTGCCCTGAAACCTCATCGTCTTAAAGAGTGTTTCATGGACATGGGTTCGTTTCTCGAGGACCAAAAGATACGTGCTTCCGTTATAATTGACATATGGGTGGAACTATATGGTAAAGGTACTACTAGTAGTAGTTTCGTGTACATGAAATACCTCGATGACCTTGCTTCCCACTACCTGCTTAAACTTACTCCTCTCGG GAGAAATGAGCAGGAAGATGGTTTCTACAATGAGCTCGTGGTCACTCAACATGATGTCCTGAGGGAGCTTGCTATTCATGAAAGCGAATCAGAA GCAGTAATGGAAAGAAAAAGACTCAGTTTGGTGATACAAGGAGATGACTATCCTGACGTGCGTTTGATTCAAAGGGAGTCTGCCCGCTTCCTCTCTATCTATACAG ATGATTTGTTCTCTTCGAATTGGGAGGAAATGGATTCATTCGAGTTCCCCAATGTTGAGGCTTTACTTCTTAATATCTATTCATCAAACTATAAATTACCGAGATTCATTTCCACAATGAAGAAACTCAAGGTTGTGGTTATAATAAATCACGGTCCTAATTCTGCAACATTGACCAACTTGTCATGTCTCAGCTCTTTACCGAAACTGAAACGGATCAGGCTGGAGAAAGTTTCAATCACTTTTCTGGACATTTTCAAATTGCAAAGTCTCAAGAAGCTGTCTTTGTTCATGTCTTGTTTCGGTCAGTTTTCTCATGACAAAAACGAAATAGACGTCTCTAAAGCTCTATCAAGTTTACAAGAGGTGAATCTAGACTACTGCTATGATCTCGAGAAGTTACCTAACTGGATCTCTGAAGCTGTTTCGTTGGAGAAACTTAGCATCACAAACTGTCATAAGCTCTCTATGCTTCCTGAAGCTATAGGCAACTTGAGCAAGTTGGAATTGCTGAGGTTGTGTTCTTGTATTAGTCTCTCTGAGGCTGAGCTACCCGAAACTATTGTGAGACTCAGCAACCTGCAGTTTCTGGATATTTCTCATTACTTAGGATTGAAAAAGTTGCCTCTAGAGATTGGGAGGctggagaagctgaagaagatcTCCATGAACAAGTGTTGGAAATGTGAAGTGCC GAATCTAGAGAATCTGGAGGTGAAATGCGATGAAGAAACTGCGGTGGTCTTGTGGAAAGGTTTAGGGCAAAAAATGATAAACTTGAATGTTCAAGTGGAGGAAACAGAGCACAACCTGAACTTCCTTCGATTGTTGTAA
- the LOC108813182 gene encoding mitogen-activated protein kinase kinase kinase 5 isoform X1 gives MRWLPQISFSSPSSSPKPVPSSYSESSDPDRNLDRDRFHRRLFRFNRGRLTRQRKLRHLTDDDVLAQRRPSASTSVVDVGLNRSPSAYTAGPRSPSAVPLPLPLPLPEGDSRNRNAANGRGLEERDRDTGRVIADRTSSGPPLTSVNGVTHSPYQDASCNNSPNTRRNGYWVSIPTMSAPTSPYMSPVPSPQRKSTGHDLPFFNLPPRSNQAWSAPDMPFDTSGLPPPAFYDFTAFSTDNSPINSPRPRSPRRQQIRSPQQSRPTSPLHSMLSPEHSAAPRDSGVSSPLHPRMSTDVANGRSSNVHPLPLPPGAASCPSSSAASPVLYPQAPPKQDSFPMNSQWKKGKLIGRGTFGSVYVASNSETGALCAMKEVELFPDDPKSAECIKQLEQEIKLLSNLQHPNIVQYYGSETVDDRFFIYLEYVHPGSINKYIRDHGGGTMTESVVRNFTRHILSGLAYLHSKKTVHRDIKGANLLVDASGVVKLADFGMAKHLTGQRADLSLKGSPYWMAPELMQAVMQKDSNPDLAFAIDIWSLGCTIIEMFTGKPPWSEFEGAAAMFKVMRDSPPVPESMSPEGKEFLRLCFQRNPAERPTASMLLEHRFLKNSVQSTSPRNSDVSNCSHLLNGMNIKEQNTRREKPNFKLDQIPRARNVTSSESESWQQQQYRSPDLTGTVPRLSPRSTLEAIPSPSPSQRPKPSTDRRRICISSDQV, from the exons ATGCGTTGGCTTCCGCAAATCTCCTTCTCGTCTCCCTCCTCTTCCCCCAAACCCGTGCCTTCTTCTTACTCTGAATCCTCGGATCCGGATCGCAATCTGGATCGGGATCGTTTCCACCGTCGCCTGTTTCGTTTCAACCGCGGGAGGCTCACGCGTCAGAGGAAGCTCCGCCACTTGACCGACGACGATGTTTTGGCACAACGCCGCCCTTCTGCTTCAACGTCCGTCGTCGACGTCGGGTTAAATCGGTCTCCAAGCGCTTACACGGCGGGTCCTCGCTCCCCTTCCGCCGTTCCCTTACCGTTACCTCTGCCGTTGCCAGAGGGAGACTCGAGGAATCGGAATGCGGCGAACGGTAGAGGTTTGGAGGAGAGAGATCGAGATACCGGTAGAGTTATCGCTGATCGCACCTCCTCTGGTCCTCCTCTCACCAG CGTTAATGGCGTTACACATTCTCCATATCAAGACGCTAGCTGTAACAATAGTCCGAATACTAGAAGAAACGGTTATTGGGTGAGCATACCAACCATGAGTGCTCCAACGAGTCCCTACATGAGTCCTGTCCCTAGCCCTCAAAGGAAGAGTACTGGCCACGATTTGCCCTTTTTCAATCTGCCTCCTAGGAGCAATCAAGCATGGTCAGCTCCTGATATGCCCTTTGACACCTCCGGACTTCCTCCCCCTGCATTTTACGACTTCACTGCTTTTAGCACAGACAACTCTCCCATCAATAGCCCACGACCTCGAAGTCCACGCAGACAACAGATCAGAAGTCCACAGCAGAGCAGGCCAACCTCACCGTTGCACTCGATGCTGTCCCCTGAGCATTCGGCTGCACCACGGGATAGTGGTGTTTCCTCGCCGTTGCATCCGAGGATGTCTACTGATGTTGCTAACGGACGCAGCTCCAATGTTCATCCTCTGCCTCTCCCTCCTGGAGCTGCCTCCTGTCCCTCTTCGTCAGCTGCTTCTCCTGTTTTGTACCCGCAGGCTCCTCCCAAACAGGATTCGTTCCCCATGAATTCTCAGTGGAAGAAAGGGAAGCTAATAGGTCGTGGTACATTTGGAAGTGTTTACGTCGCCAGTAACAG TGAAACTGGAGCATTATGTGCGATGAAGGAAGTTGAGTTGTTTCCTGATGACCCGAAATCTGCAGAGTGTATAAAGCAATTAGAGCAG GAGATCAAACTTCTCAGTAACCTTCAACATCCAAACATTGTGCAGTATTATGGTAGTGAGACA GTAGACGATCGCTTCTTTATTTACCTGGAATATGTTCATCCGGGTTCAATTAACAAATATATCCGAGATCATGGCGGCGGTACCATGACAGAATCTGTTGTTCGCAATTTTACTCGCCACATCTTGTCCGGGCTGGCTTATTTGCACAGCAAGAAGACAGTACATAG GGATATCAAAGGTGCTAACCTCCTTGTCGATGCCTCTGGTGTTGTCAAGCTTGCTGACTTCGGCATGGCTAAACAC CTTACCGGGCAAAGAGCTGATCTTTCATTGAAGGGAAGCCCGTATTGGATGGCACCAgag CTTATGCAAGCAGTGATGCAAAAAGATAGCAACCCGGATCTTGCATTTGCTATTGATATATGGAGTTTAGGATGTACAATCATCGAGATGTTCACTGGAAAGCCTCCATGGAGTGAGTTTGAAGGG GCTGCAGCTATGTTCAAGGTCATGAGAGATAGCCCACCGGTACCTGAATCAATGTCACCGGAGGGCAAAGAATTTCTCAGATTATGTTTCCAGAGAAACCCGGCAGAGCGACCAACTGCATCTATGTTGCTAGAACACCGGTTCCTAAAGAACTCTGTGCAATCAACCTCACCACGTAACAGCGATGTCTCAAATTGCTCTCATTTACTTAACGGGATGAACATAAAG GAACAAAACACTAGGAGGGAGAAACCAAATTTCAAACTAGATCAAATTCCACGCGCTAGAAACGTGACATCCTCAGAGAG TGAAAGTTGGCAGCAGCAACAGTACCGGTCTCCTGATCTAACAGGGACAGTTCCCCGTCTGTCCCCTCGATCCACTCTCGAGGCTATTCCAAGCCCGTCACCATCCCAACGACCTAAGCCAAGCACTGACCGGAGAAGAATATGCATCTCTTCAGATCAAGTTTGA
- the LOC108813182 gene encoding mitogen-activated protein kinase kinase kinase 5 isoform X2, whose protein sequence is MRWLPQISFSSPSSSPKPVPSSYSESSDPDRNLDRDRFHRRLFRFNRGRLTRQRKLRHLTDDDVLAQRRPSASTSVVDVGLNRSPSAYTAGPRSPSAVPLPLPLPLPEGDSRNRNAANGRGLEERDRDTGRVIADRTSSGPPLTSVNGVTHSPYQDASCNNSPNTRRNGYWVSIPTMSAPTSPYMSPVPSPQRKSTGHDLPFFNLPPRSNQAWSAPDMPFDTSGLPPPAFYDFTAFSTDNSPINSPRPRSPRRQQIRSPQQSRPTSPLHSMLSPEHSAAPRDSGVSSPLHPRMSTDVANGRSSNVHPLPLPPGAASCPSSSAASPVLYPQAPPKQDSFPMNSQWKKGKLIGRGTFGSVYVASNSETGALCAMKEVELFPDDPKSAECIKQLEQEIKLLSNLQHPNIVQYYGSETVDDRFFIYLEYVHPGSINKYIRDHGGGTMTESVVRNFTRHILSGLAYLHSKKTVHRDIKGANLLVDASGVVKLADFGMAKHLTGQRADLSLKGSPYWMAPELMQAVMQKDSNPDLAFAIDIWSLGCTIIEMFTGKPPWSEFEGAAAMFKVMRDSPPVPESMSPEGKEFLRLCFQRNPAERPTASMLLEHRFLKNSVQSTSPRNSDVSNCSHLLNGMNIKEQNTRREKPNFKLDQIPRARNVTSSESFFTRTSFSPVKVGSSNSTGLLI, encoded by the exons ATGCGTTGGCTTCCGCAAATCTCCTTCTCGTCTCCCTCCTCTTCCCCCAAACCCGTGCCTTCTTCTTACTCTGAATCCTCGGATCCGGATCGCAATCTGGATCGGGATCGTTTCCACCGTCGCCTGTTTCGTTTCAACCGCGGGAGGCTCACGCGTCAGAGGAAGCTCCGCCACTTGACCGACGACGATGTTTTGGCACAACGCCGCCCTTCTGCTTCAACGTCCGTCGTCGACGTCGGGTTAAATCGGTCTCCAAGCGCTTACACGGCGGGTCCTCGCTCCCCTTCCGCCGTTCCCTTACCGTTACCTCTGCCGTTGCCAGAGGGAGACTCGAGGAATCGGAATGCGGCGAACGGTAGAGGTTTGGAGGAGAGAGATCGAGATACCGGTAGAGTTATCGCTGATCGCACCTCCTCTGGTCCTCCTCTCACCAG CGTTAATGGCGTTACACATTCTCCATATCAAGACGCTAGCTGTAACAATAGTCCGAATACTAGAAGAAACGGTTATTGGGTGAGCATACCAACCATGAGTGCTCCAACGAGTCCCTACATGAGTCCTGTCCCTAGCCCTCAAAGGAAGAGTACTGGCCACGATTTGCCCTTTTTCAATCTGCCTCCTAGGAGCAATCAAGCATGGTCAGCTCCTGATATGCCCTTTGACACCTCCGGACTTCCTCCCCCTGCATTTTACGACTTCACTGCTTTTAGCACAGACAACTCTCCCATCAATAGCCCACGACCTCGAAGTCCACGCAGACAACAGATCAGAAGTCCACAGCAGAGCAGGCCAACCTCACCGTTGCACTCGATGCTGTCCCCTGAGCATTCGGCTGCACCACGGGATAGTGGTGTTTCCTCGCCGTTGCATCCGAGGATGTCTACTGATGTTGCTAACGGACGCAGCTCCAATGTTCATCCTCTGCCTCTCCCTCCTGGAGCTGCCTCCTGTCCCTCTTCGTCAGCTGCTTCTCCTGTTTTGTACCCGCAGGCTCCTCCCAAACAGGATTCGTTCCCCATGAATTCTCAGTGGAAGAAAGGGAAGCTAATAGGTCGTGGTACATTTGGAAGTGTTTACGTCGCCAGTAACAG TGAAACTGGAGCATTATGTGCGATGAAGGAAGTTGAGTTGTTTCCTGATGACCCGAAATCTGCAGAGTGTATAAAGCAATTAGAGCAG GAGATCAAACTTCTCAGTAACCTTCAACATCCAAACATTGTGCAGTATTATGGTAGTGAGACA GTAGACGATCGCTTCTTTATTTACCTGGAATATGTTCATCCGGGTTCAATTAACAAATATATCCGAGATCATGGCGGCGGTACCATGACAGAATCTGTTGTTCGCAATTTTACTCGCCACATCTTGTCCGGGCTGGCTTATTTGCACAGCAAGAAGACAGTACATAG GGATATCAAAGGTGCTAACCTCCTTGTCGATGCCTCTGGTGTTGTCAAGCTTGCTGACTTCGGCATGGCTAAACAC CTTACCGGGCAAAGAGCTGATCTTTCATTGAAGGGAAGCCCGTATTGGATGGCACCAgag CTTATGCAAGCAGTGATGCAAAAAGATAGCAACCCGGATCTTGCATTTGCTATTGATATATGGAGTTTAGGATGTACAATCATCGAGATGTTCACTGGAAAGCCTCCATGGAGTGAGTTTGAAGGG GCTGCAGCTATGTTCAAGGTCATGAGAGATAGCCCACCGGTACCTGAATCAATGTCACCGGAGGGCAAAGAATTTCTCAGATTATGTTTCCAGAGAAACCCGGCAGAGCGACCAACTGCATCTATGTTGCTAGAACACCGGTTCCTAAAGAACTCTGTGCAATCAACCTCACCACGTAACAGCGATGTCTCAAATTGCTCTCATTTACTTAACGGGATGAACATAAAG GAACAAAACACTAGGAGGGAGAAACCAAATTTCAAACTAGATCAAATTCCACGCGCTAGAAACGTGACATCCTCAGAGAG CTTCTTCACACGTACTTCTTTTTCTCCAGTGAAAGTTGGCAGCAGCAACAGTACCGGTCTCCTGATCTAA
- the LOC108806192 gene encoding uncharacterized protein LOC108806192 → MAIWWRGLRSAADAANLPASSIGRSIRRLHQYETIQAIPREATGRRVSARDRTIGRIPAVVFTQSLLETDASKRDGVSRKQLLTADRKQIKSIVDSVGLPFFCSTTFKLQVRAGQGSSSLVESGRVLPLKIHRDEESGKILNLVFVWANDGEQLKVDVPLVFKGLDDCPGLKKGGNLRSMRSTLKLLGPAEHIPSKIEVDVSKLDIEDKVLMQEVEFHPSLKLLSKNETLPVCKIVATSPVKEPEAVQA, encoded by the exons ATGGCGATATGGTGGCGTGGACTGAGATCCGCGGCGGATGCAGCCAATCTACCGGCGTCTTCAATCGGTCGATCGATTCGGCGTTTACATCAGTACGAGACGATTCAGGCGATACCACGCGAGGCTACGGGGCGAAGAGTATCGGCTCGAGATCGGACGATTGGCCGGATCCCCGCCGTGGTTTTCACTCAATCGCTTCTTGAGACTGACGCTTCGAAGCGGGACGGCGTTTCGAGGAAGCAGCTATTGACTGCTGATAGGAAGCAGATCAAGTCTATCGTTGACTCAGTGGGTCTCCCGTTCTTCTGTTCGACCACGTTCAAGCTTCAGGTCAGAGCGGGCCAAGGTTCTTCGTCGCTGGTTGAGTCGGGTCGTGTACTTCCCCTCAAG ATTCATAGAGATGAAGAAAGTGGGAAGATACTTAATTTAGTCTTCGTGTGGGCTAATGATGGAGAGCAGCTGAAGGTTGATGTTCCTCTCGTTTTCAAAGGATTAGATGATTGTCCAGGTCTCAAGAAAG GTGGCAATCTACGGTCAATGCGAAGCACTCTGAAGCTTCTAGGCCCAGCGGAGCACATTCCATCGAAAATCGAAGTAGACGTGAGCAAACTCGACATAGAGGACAAAGTCTTGATGCAAGAAGTTGAATTCCATCCATCGTTGAAGCTGTTGAGCAAGAACGAGACCTTGCCTGTGTGTAAGATTGTTGCTACAAGTCCGGTCAAAGAACCAGAAGCTGTTCAAGCATAG
- the LOC108811584 gene encoding LOB domain-containing protein 36 encodes MASSSSPCAACKFLRRKCTQECVFAPYFPPDNPQKFSYVHKVFGASNVAKLLNEIAANQREDAVNSLFYEAEARLRDPVYGCVGLISILQHRHKQLQQDLENAKKELAAYVGPQAMLPILQTQHHPQQHFMSLSPQPQPQPSSSSSASVLTHQHHNLFPMMAIPTGQLYHQQQQQIFEAQQLAVAREQQQNELFRAFGAGGGSNTSPHNHQNQPQVEVLRFDNSFDFVPTGSVTVTGFNQLSSRGTTVTGMSSSLALGGNFVDSPPTNDSYHTDQQLHHHQKQQHHEAQLFIPTQSSQPLPLQTQETQTQPNSESEEGRRSIIG; translated from the coding sequence ATGGCGTCTTCAAGCTCTCCATGCGCAGCTTGTAAGTTCCTGAGGAGAAAATGCACGCAAGAATGTGTATTCGCCCCATATTTCCCCCCAGACAACCCACAAAAGTTCTCGTACGTTCACAAAGTCTTCGGTGCAAGTAACGTCGCTAAGCTTCTCAACGAGATTGCCGCCAACCAAAGAGAAGATGCCGTTAACTCTCTTTTCTATGAAGCCGAAGCTCGACTCCGCGACCCTGTTTACGGTTGTGTCGGTTTAATCTCTATCCTTCAACATCGGCATAAACAGCTTCAACAAGATCTTGAAAACGCTAAGAAAGAACTCGCTGCTTATGTTGGTCCTCAAGCTATGCTTCCTATTCTCCAAACGCAGCATCATCCTCAACAGCATTTCATGTCTCTATCGCCTCAACCGCAGCCTCAGCCGTCCTCCTCTTCTTCAGCGTCTGTGCTGACTCATCAGCATCATAACTTGTTCCCAATGATGGCTATTCCAACTGGACAACTGTACcatcagcagcagcaacagATTTTTGAGGCTCAACAATTAGCGGTTGCTAGAGAGCAGCAGCAGAATGAATTGTTTAGAGCGTTTGGAGCAGGAGGAGGAAGTAACACTAGTCCACATAATCATCAAAACCAACCTCAAGTTGAGGTTTTGAGGTTTGATAATAGTTTTGACTTTGTACCGACCGGTTCAGTTACAGTTACCGGATTTAATCAATTAAGCTCCAGGGGTACAACGGTAACCGGAATGTCATCGTCTTTGGCTCTTGGTGGTAACTTTGTTGATAGTCCTCCCACGAATGATAGTTATCATACGGATCAGCAGTTACATCATCATCAAAAGCAACAACATCATGAAGCTCAGTTGTTCATACCTACACAATCTTCCCAACCGCTACCACTTCAAACGCAGGAGACTCAGACGCAGCCGAATTCAGAGAGCGAGGAGGGTAGAAGGAGTATCATTGGTTAA
- the LOC108811583 gene encoding serine/threonine-protein kinase SRK2I: MDRAAGPMDMPIMHDSDRYDFVKDIGSGNFGVARLMRDKVTKELVAVKYIERGDKIDENVQREIINHRSLRHPNIVRFREVILTPTHLAIIMEYASGGELYERICNAGRFSEDEARFFFQQLISGVSYCHAMQICHRDLKLENTLLDGSPAPRLKICDFGYSKSSVLHSQPKSTVGTPAYIAPEVLLRQEYDGKIADVWSCGVTLYVMLVGAYPFEDPDEPRDYRKTIQRILSVKYAIPEDVRISPECCHLISRIFVADPATRISIPEIKNHAWFLKNLPADLIEESNTGSQFQEPEQPMQSLDTIMQIISEATIPAVRNRCLDDFMTDNLDLDDDMDDFDSESEIDSSGEIVYAM, from the exons atggatcgAGCAGCAGGACCGATGGATATGCCTATTATGCACGACAGTGATCGTTACGACTTCGTTAAGGATATTGGCTCTGGTAACTTCGGAGTAGCTCGTCTCATGAGAGATAAAGTCACCAAGGAGCTCGTTGCTGTGAAGTACATCGAGCGAGGAGacaag ATTGATGAGAATGTTCAGAGGGAAATCATAAACCACAGGTCACTCAGGCATCCTAATATTGTCAGGTTTAGAGAG GTCATTTTAACACCGACTCATCTGGCTATTATTATGGAGTATGCTTCTGGTGGTGAGCTTTATGAGCGGATTTGCAATGCTGGACGGTTTAGCGAGGATGAG GCTCGATTCTTCTTTCAGCAGCTTATATCTGGAGTCAGCTATTGCCATGCCATG CAAATTTGCCATCGGGACCTGAAGCTGGAGAACACATTGTTGGACGGAAGTCCTGCACCTCGCTTAAAAATATGCGATTTTGGATACTCAAAG TCTTCTGTGCTTCACTCACAACCAAAATCAACTGTTGGCACTCCTGCTTACATTGCACCAGAGGTGCTACTTCGTCAGGAATATGATGGCAAG ATAGCAGATGTATGGTCGTGTGGTGTAACCTTATACGTCATGTTAGTTGGAGCTTATCCCTTCGAAGATCCAGACGAGCCTAGAGACTATCGCAAGACTATACAGAGAATCCTAAGCGTTAAATACGCGATCCCAGAAGACGTACGGATCTCACCTGAATGCTGTCATCTCATTTCAAGAATCTTCGTTGCCGATCCCGCTACT AGGATTAGCATACCGGAGATTAAAAACCATGCTTGGTTCTTGAAGAACCTTCCAGCTGATTTGATAGAGGAGAGCAACACGGGAAGCCAGTTTCAAGAGCCGGAGCAACCGATGCAGAGCCTCGACACGATCATGCAGATCATCTCTGAAGCCACGATTCCCGCTGTGAGAAACCGCTGCCTAGACGATTTCATGACGGACAATCTTGATCTTGATGATGACATGGATGACTTTGATTCCGAGTCTGAAATCGATAGTAGCGGAGAGATAGTTTATGCTATGTGA